CCGTTCCACTCCATTCCGCTCCAGTCTATTCCGTTCCGCTCCGCCCCATTCCGTTagtttaaaattatccaaagagaCTCTTTACCCCAGTCCCACAGCTACCATCGGATGGATCACGGTTATTGAACATGTCACACTCTAGATCTCATACCGACACCCTTCCTTTAGCTAAATATATGGAACTTTATAACCATACCCCATTTGATCCTAAGAAAATAACAATACCCTATAACCTAACACCACCTCTCAAGTCTCAGCTACACATTCCCATTTTCTATATCACTCAAAAATGAAAGCAGACGTGTCATATCAAAATTGACAACTCTGCCAACACATGATTACTACTTTATATCATCTATCATAAATTCAAAACAATGTATGTGTGACACGTTATTGCCTTGTATTCAACAACAATAATGCaatatttatctttttaattaaTACCGAAAGAAAAACTGTTGAGAGAAAAAAGGAATAGAGAGAGTTTATAGTTCAAGTTAAGAGACACCTAATCTATCTATTATATTATATACTTATAAAAACAGCATTGGCAACACTTCAGAAACCGCCGCTATAAAACAATATAGTTCTTTTTTTTTGTGGTTCAAAATCACCCTACTTCACTGCACATTCTTGTCTTGTTCACTCATTCATCATGCATATTGTAAAAGGAGATTATTGAAATGGATGCATCATCATCAAAGCAAAGGTCACTTGAGAGAGTGGTTTCTCAGAAAGCCATGCAAATGAGCAATTCATTTCCATGTCAGATATGTGTGGTGGGATTTCTTTCTGGAATCTGTATTGCTTCTTTGATTATGGCTACTCTTACTTCCATTGGTAGTTTTCAGTTTTCTCATTTTTCATTGCTTAATTTATCATTCAACTCAGATCTCAATTCCACTATCAGTAAGTCTTTTTCCTTAACTACTTTCATTTTATGCCTTTTTACTGCTTTTACcttttcaatttaataacaaaatcaacaattcCGACGCCTCTGAACAAATGTGTATGGTGTCTGAACaaatacatgaacaaatatgtgTCTGGTGTCTGACACGTAGCAGTTTCTAGTGTCTTTCTAGTGTCTGATACGTAGTAGTAGTGTTTGGTGTCGATATAATAGTTTTTCAAAACGTAGTAGTATCCGACATAAtagtttttcaaattattatcagtATCAAAGATATCTATCAGTGTCGGTGTTGTGTCGGGATCTCTACTGAAACTTTAACGACATTGACATTTATTTTTGAAGCAAACTTGATGAGTATGAATTTAAAGTAGGCTTGAACATCAAGTCATATAATTATTATCTTAATCCTTTACTTTGCTTTAAGCATACTCTAATTTTAGTCCCTTTTGACTTTGACCATACTTGCTACAAGCATTACATTAGGGAGAGTTAATTACATTATGATCATTAATCATAATCAAGTAGTTAACTTTTTATGATAAGATAAAACCATGTagtgattaaataaaattaacactaGTACCTTTTTTTCCATGGTGACAACAGCACAATGTTCCTTTAAACCTAAAGAGATACAAAGATTAACAGAtttgaagagaagaaaagaaatagaaCAAGATGAAAGAGTGTCTTTGCTTTATTCTGCTTGGAATTGTGTGTTGAATAATAAGCCTACAACTGGTACAAATAAGTGCTTATTGAAACTTGGAATTAATGAATCCAATTTGCTTAATGCTCCACATTTCGAAAACTGCAAGGCGAAATCGCAACTGCATGACCGTCTCGACAAGCGTATGGGAAATAATTCCTTTCCACCGTGGACAAGTTGGAACCCTCTTGCTGCAACCACTGAGGGTGCTTATCCACCCTGGGTATGTTTCTTAATCATTTGTATTGTATTGTATTGTATTGTATTGTATTGTATATAACGTGCGCGATGATAATTATTTGATTGTAGAATCTTTTGCAGATTGCAGGATCTGATGAAGAAAACTATCCTTTAACACGAAAAGTTCAACGCGACATATGGCTCCATCAGCATCCATCGAATTGTAGCGACGCGAATGTCAAGTTCCTTTTAGCTGATTGGGAGAGATTACCTGGATTTGGCATTGGTGCTCAAATTGCTGGAATGTGTGGACTTCTTGCTGTAGCAATCAATGAAGGAAGAGTTCTTGTCACTAATTTTTATAATAGAGCTGATCATGACGGTTGCAAAGGTATAAATTTTTCGGAATCTGCATATTCATTTTAACAACTTCATTTCATACAATGTGAACATCTACTAGGAATGTTGCTCGTGCAGGATCGGCCCGGTCTAGCTGGAATTGTTATTTCTTTGCAGAAACTTCGCTAGAATGTCGCCAACGTGCATTTGAACTCATGAAAAGTGATGATTCATTGAGTAGAGGAATTTTGACGACGAAAGAAAATTATACGTCCAAGCATATATGGACGGGACCAACTCCTAGGCAAGCTCTCAAAGAACGGCTagcatttataaatttattattgattcatTCATTCCTTAACTAGATCGTAAACATATGATGCAGGATATGGGGCAATCCGTGGAACTATTTGCAACCGACGACTGATATAAATGGCAGTCTGGTGGTTTCTCATAGAAAAATGGATCGACGATGGTGGAGAGCACAGGTGCTTCTGATGTCCTCGTCTTAACAATCAACTGTCAATAACAACCTTTCCTACCAATGTTGTTGTTTGCGAGGTTTAACGCTGAAAATTTAATGTTCAGGCCGTACGATACTTAATGAGGTTCCCAACAGAGTACACATGCAATTTATTGAATGAGGCGCGCCATGCTGCCTTTGGAAAAATAGCTGCAAAAATGGTTCTGGAAAGTCTTGTTGGAGAATGGCCAAAGGTTAACTTTTCAACTATATTTCCTCTTTGGATATAGAAGACTAAATGGATAAAGAATACACATGACTATACTCTACATCTTTTATGTTTGTGCCCTTTAATACCATTGAAAAAAGCCTAAAACTAGAGCCATGCATGTGTTTTGGACACGGATTTCTCGCATGCATGGAACTACACATTTGAACCACCGGATTAAGATTAAGATCAGACGGTCTGCATTCCGACTTGGTAAATCGAGTTCAAAGTACAATGTTAGAATGCGAGCGACCTTGATCCGGTGGTTTAGATTGGTGATTACGTGAGTACGAGGAATCCGAATCCTATTATACATTCTTACATACTTTGATATTGTCAATGTGTTGACTTCTTGAGATGCCTTAGGAGAATGGTGAAAGACCAAAGTCTGATATATACAAATATGTATGGTCCAATCACAAGCCATGGATCCCAAGACCTCTTCTAAGTATGCATGTAAGGATGGGAGATAAAGCATGTGAAATGAGAGTGGTTGAATTTGAAGAGTACATGATGCTTGCTAATAGGATCAGGAATCATTTTCCAAATCTCAATAACATTTGGCTATCAACAGAAATGCAGGTAGGCCATATTCCTGTCTATACAACACCGACACATGTCTGACACCGAACACGTCATACTATCATGACACTGACACCACATCTTATTGTTTTGACAGACACTGACACATGTCTGACTCCGAACATGTCTTAGTGTAATATTTGTCTGACACATGTATGACACCGAGCATGTCTTCAATAATAACACACAATTGTTGCGAACTTTACGGCTCTGTTATTCTTCTCACTTGTGATTAGGAAGTGATAGAGAAAACGAAAGAATATTCTTCAAGGTGGAAGTTTCATTATACAAAGGTAAGAAGACAAGATAGGAGTAATGTGtcaatggctgagtatgaagGAAGCCTGGGAAGGGAGAGAGGCACAAACTATCCACTTGTTAATTTTCTTATGGCTGCTGATTCTGATTATTTCGTTGGAGCATTGGGTTCTACTTGGTGCTTTCTTATAGATGGAATGAGAAATACTGGTGGAAAGGTTATGTCTGGTTACTTGAGTGTCAACAAAGACAGATTTTGGTAGCAatgtaatatatttatatatatacttttGATTATTTCAATAAGAACAGATAAGATTTATGTAATCTTTTGTAAAATAATGTAAATTATTCTTATCTGCTATCATTGTACATGTCAACAATAGTACACATTGCTCAAGAATCTTGTCAACAATAGATGCAATGCAACTTTCCATTTGACAATAAATCCTTTAAACACATCTTGTAGTTCAATCATTGAATCTATGAATCCTTTGAAAACAACATACAAAATCTTAATGAAAGGAATGTAACTAAAGAGAACAACACTCAAGAAAATCTAAAATCGATGATCATCGACATAGGTGTAGTAGATACAGATATTGGTATCTAACGAAAATTAGAATGAGCAAGACTATAGCTCTTCAATTTTACTTCACATGACAAATACAACAATTTCTAGAAGAGGATAGCTTCCTTGGCAACAACCTTTTTAATAGCTAATAACAATTGGTTGCACTAGCAAATTCTCAGAGAACCCCTCCAATGTTGAAATGTAAAGTCAGCTGCGGCACTGTGCATTATAAAGAAAGACTCTTTCTGTCGAGATGCATACCGTAATATTACTACTATTCTTCCATGTCCTCGGCGCTGCGATGCACTCCATCTCCAGGTTTAGCTACTGGCGGCTTCTTATGTTTCTTACTTTTGGCTTTCTTTGCCTTCATTCGGCGTTTCTTTTCATTGGCGTCTACCCATTTGTAGTCTGAGGGTATGCTGAAAGGATCAGCTTCATCTTTATATCTGTGACTGTCGGAGTCACTGGACTGCCCCCCTCGACCTCCTTTCATCCATGAAATCCATGATGCAGACCCCTCTGATTCTTTCGATTTGGCATCCTGGAAATGTGCAGGGCTGGAAAGTGGTGTTGAAAACTCCTCTACTGGCTGAAGCTCCTCAAATTTTGTAAAAGTGACAAGCACCCTGATAGTAGGGACTATTGGGATAGCAACCTGTGTAGCACAAAAAATTATCATTACCATTTCAAATCAAAAATCATCATTATTATAAACAAGAATGGGTGAACATGAGCTATAGTATTTGGATTACCTTGACAGGAAAAGTACCATGAGGAAGCTTAGTTGTCAAGAGCTCTCTGAGTCTTCTAATAGCCTTAACCTTATTAGCCAAGATGTCAAGTAGAGGAAGAAGCTCGTCAGTTTTCAACGGGAAGTCAGGCGTTAACCACAAGACAGGTCTTAAACCCTTTTTATATTCACTCTCGTTCTTAGATTCACTAACTgctcctttcttcttctttttaacgTTTTTATCCTTTCCCTTCTTAGTGTCTCCACTATCCTCCTTCAGAAACTCGGATGCTAACTTTTGTTGATCACCTAACCTCTGGCTGCTACCTTCTGAGCCAAACCTTGAAGTTTTCTTTGATGTTTTTAAATCCTCAGGGTCATCACCTTTGCTCTTCAAACTTTTCTTATTCCAACCAAACCAGCTCTTCTTCTCTTTAACCACGCCATTGGCTTCAGAATTCTCAAAGGAAGCTGATGAGCCGTTTTCTTGACCATCAAACACCCCATGCTCTTCATCTTCACAAGCTGCGTCGGAGTTCCCCATTCGTAGGGCAGAATCTAATTGCATTCTTTCCTCGGCAGTGAGTACATCATCATATTCATCATTGTTTTCCCCATTTAACATACTTTCTCCGTCCTCCACGGCAAAAAGCTCTTCATCTGTCATAGCACCTGGAACCCGCCTTGATTTCACACTCACCATCACATTAAGCATGTCATAAACTTTTGCCTTCCAATTCCCAACCATCTCTGTCTTCTCTTGGCGCCTCCAAGATAAATGAGGAATAAGCTCAGCTTGAGTAACATCAATACC
The Vicia villosa cultivar HV-30 ecotype Madison, WI linkage group LG6, Vvil1.0, whole genome shotgun sequence genome window above contains:
- the LOC131610685 gene encoding uncharacterized protein LOC131610685 isoform X3; the protein is MDASSSKQRSLERVVSQKAMQMSNSFPCQICVVGFLSGICIASLIMATLTSIGSFQFSHFSLLNLSFNSDLNSTITQCSFKPKEIQRLTDLKRRKEIEQDERVSLLYSAWNCVLNNKPTTGTNKCLLKLGINESNLLNAPHFENCKAKSQLHDRLDKRMGNNSFPPWTSWNPLAATTEGAYPPWNLLQIAGSDEENYPLTRKVQRDIWLHQHPSNCSDANVKFLLADWERLPGFGIGAQIAGMCGLLAVAINEGRVLVTNFYNRADHDGCKGSARSSWNCYFFAETSLECRQRAFELMKSDDSLSRGILTTKENYTSKHIWTGPTPRIWGNPWNYLQPTTDINGSLVVSHRKMDRRWWRAQAVRYLMRFPTEYTCNLLNEARHAAFGKIAAKMVLESLVGEWPKEVIEKTKEYSSRWKFHYTKVRRQDRSNVSMAEYEGSLGRERGTNYPLVNFLMAADSDYFVGALGSTWCFLIDGMRNTGGKVMSGYLSVNKDRFW
- the LOC131610685 gene encoding uncharacterized protein LOC131610685 isoform X1 encodes the protein MDASSSKQRSLERVVSQKAMQMSNSFPCQICVVGFLSGICIASLIMATLTSIGSFQFSHFSLLNLSFNSDLNSTITQCSFKPKEIQRLTDLKRRKEIEQDERVSLLYSAWNCVLNNKPTTGTNKCLLKLGINESNLLNAPHFENCKAKSQLHDRLDKRMGNNSFPPWTSWNPLAATTEGAYPPWNLLQIAGSDEENYPLTRKVQRDIWLHQHPSNCSDANVKFLLADWERLPGFGIGAQIAGMCGLLAVAINEGRVLVTNFYNRADHDGCKGSARSSWNCYFFAETSLECRQRAFELMKSDDSLSRGILTTKENYTSKHIWTGPTPRIWGNPWNYLQPTTDINGSLVVSHRKMDRRWWRAQAVRYLMRFPTEYTCNLLNEARHAAFGKIAAKMVLESLVGEWPKENGERPKSDIYKYVWSNHKPWIPRPLLSMHVRMGDKACEMRVVEFEEYMMLANRIRNHFPNLNNIWLSTEMQEVIEKTKEYSSRWKFHYTKVRRQDRSNVSMAEYEGSLGRERGTNYPLVNFLMAADSDYFVGALGSTWCFLIDGMRNTGGKVMSGYLSVNKDRFW
- the LOC131610685 gene encoding uncharacterized protein LOC131610685 isoform X2; protein product: MDASSSKQRSLERVVSQKAMQMSNSFPCQICVVGFLSGICIASLIMATLTSIGSFQFSHFSLLNLSFNSDLNSTITQCSFKPKEIQRLTDLKRRKEIEQDERVSLLYSAWNCVLNNKPTTGTNKCLLKLGINESNLLNAPHFENCKAKSQLHDRLDKRMGNNSFPPWTSWNPLAATTEGAYPPWIAGSDEENYPLTRKVQRDIWLHQHPSNCSDANVKFLLADWERLPGFGIGAQIAGMCGLLAVAINEGRVLVTNFYNRADHDGCKGSARSSWNCYFFAETSLECRQRAFELMKSDDSLSRGILTTKENYTSKHIWTGPTPRIWGNPWNYLQPTTDINGSLVVSHRKMDRRWWRAQAVRYLMRFPTEYTCNLLNEARHAAFGKIAAKMVLESLVGEWPKENGERPKSDIYKYVWSNHKPWIPRPLLSMHVRMGDKACEMRVVEFEEYMMLANRIRNHFPNLNNIWLSTEMQEVIEKTKEYSSRWKFHYTKVRRQDRSNVSMAEYEGSLGRERGTNYPLVNFLMAADSDYFVGALGSTWCFLIDGMRNTGGKVMSGYLSVNKDRFW
- the LOC131610684 gene encoding uncharacterized protein LOC131610684, with translation MEVNGVVHDGGVGGGRREKREVVDNKSLEDLTKYAHSPAHLAVARRDHAALRRIVAALPRLAKAGEVNNEGESLAAEIRADEVSAVIDRRDVPGRETPLHLAVRLRDYVSAEILMAVGADWSLQNENGWSALQEAVCTREEAIAMIIARHYQPLAWAKWCRRLPRIVASATRIRDFYMEITFHFESSVIPFIGRIAPSDTYRIWKRGSNLRADMTLAGFDGLRIQRSDQTFLFLGEGYTSEDGNLTLPHGSLLALSHKEKEVTNALEGAGTQPTEAEVAHEVSLMSQTNMYRPGIDVTQAELIPHLSWRRQEKTEMVGNWKAKVYDMLNVMVSVKSRRVPGAMTDEELFAVEDGESMLNGENNDEYDDVLTAEERMQLDSALRMGNSDAACEDEEHGVFDGQENGSSASFENSEANGVVKEKKSWFGWNKKSLKSKGDDPEDLKTSKKTSRFGSEGSSQRLGDQQKLASEFLKEDSGDTKKGKDKNVKKKKKGAVSESKNESEYKKGLRPVLWLTPDFPLKTDELLPLLDILANKVKAIRRLRELLTTKLPHGTFPVKVAIPIVPTIRVLVTFTKFEELQPVEEFSTPLSSPAHFQDAKSKESEGSASWISWMKGGRGGQSSDSDSHRYKDEADPFSIPSDYKWVDANEKKRRMKAKKAKSKKHKKPPVAKPGDGVHRSAEDMEE